One SAR324 cluster bacterium DNA window includes the following coding sequences:
- a CDS encoding carbohydrate ABC transporter permease, with protein sequence MVEPASLPARIWQFLTLRRGGKRWHWTDLFTYGYLGLGIFLMFGPVVWLVLSSFKTSAGLLEFPPTWAPLGQVVVAVEGYEKPLPMYRVTMEDGSTKDLAQIRRIGIISQMVDPAEPSTKYKIPIKQREPIREFRMAWENYLDPLERFNFLSYLTNSVIVTTLATLITLLINSMAAFGLSIYEFKGRNAVMLLVIGTLMIPITVILVPVYLVVTELGMVNSLWAVILPGAATPTGVFLLRQYMLTIPKDLIEASRMDKATEWQVYWRVVLPLAMPAVAVLAIFSIMWRWNEFLWPLIVLNRSEVYTLQVGLNAFQGELDVQWHYILAMTVVTLIPVVVVFAFLQKFITTGIASSGMK encoded by the coding sequence ATGGTTGAGCCTGCTTCTCTTCCTGCCCGCATCTGGCAGTTCCTTACCCTCCGACGAGGTGGCAAGCGCTGGCATTGGACCGATCTTTTCACATATGGTTACCTGGGCTTGGGAATTTTCTTGATGTTCGGTCCAGTTGTCTGGTTGGTTTTGTCTTCGTTCAAGACTTCAGCTGGATTGCTCGAATTTCCGCCAACCTGGGCTCCATTGGGCCAAGTTGTGGTAGCAGTTGAAGGATATGAAAAACCACTCCCCATGTATCGTGTGACAATGGAAGATGGTTCTACCAAGGATCTGGCTCAAATTCGCCGGATTGGGATCATTAGCCAGATGGTTGATCCGGCAGAGCCAAGTACCAAGTACAAGATTCCCATCAAGCAGCGAGAGCCCATTCGTGAATTCCGCATGGCTTGGGAGAATTACCTCGATCCTTTGGAGCGCTTCAACTTTTTGAGTTACCTCACAAATTCGGTCATTGTCACGACGCTGGCTACCCTGATCACTTTGCTGATTAATTCCATGGCTGCTTTCGGGCTCTCGATCTATGAGTTCAAAGGTCGCAATGCAGTAATGCTGCTGGTTATTGGCACCCTAATGATTCCGATCACAGTGATTCTGGTTCCGGTATATCTGGTGGTGACCGAACTGGGAATGGTCAATTCACTCTGGGCTGTGATTTTGCCAGGAGCGGCAACTCCAACTGGGGTTTTCCTGTTACGACAATACATGCTGACGATTCCCAAGGACCTGATTGAGGCCTCGCGGATGGATAAAGCCACGGAGTGGCAGGTCTACTGGAGAGTTGTTCTGCCCTTAGCGATGCCAGCGGTAGCTGTCCTTGCAATCTTTTCAATCATGTGGCGCTGGAATGAATTCCTTTGGCCGCTGATCGTACTTAATCGATCCGAGGTCTATACTCTTCAGGTTGGCTTGAATGCCTTTCAAGGTGAGCTGGACGTGCAGTGGCACTACATTTTGGCGATGACCGTTGTCACCCTGATTCCGGTGGTGGTGGTCTTTGCCTTTCTACAAAAGTTCATCACAACAGGCATTGCCAGTTCAGGTATGAAATGA
- a CDS encoding sugar ABC transporter permease, with product MNSELAQHSQFKDAETGQLHLKILITWPLFLLFRFIEWPMKRLQSLLGLGPMPYVFLLPNLCFFGLFVVLPLFVNFAFSLTGGTNLYLDDRTFTGTEQYAFLLDCGNYADPLSCREDRFWKGLFNTATFITLQLTFLVLFSLITALVLNKKIQARGFFRSVYFFPVLLSPVVVALIWKWILLRDGILNAWLVELGFDKILFFVSPAWAMFWAIFISIWAHMGFYTLIILAGLQAIPPDLYEAAEMDGTKQERIFWRITLPLLWPNLLVVIVLALIKGVQTFDEVYVLTGGGPGTATQFIVQYIYNTGFTNQIQNFGLAAAASVILGVVLFGLTMLQLAATRWKDNG from the coding sequence ATGAATTCAGAACTTGCTCAACATTCTCAGTTCAAGGATGCGGAGACGGGTCAGCTCCACCTCAAAATTCTGATCACTTGGCCGCTTTTCCTATTGTTTCGTTTCATTGAGTGGCCGATGAAACGTCTCCAGAGTTTGCTTGGGCTTGGCCCAATGCCTTACGTTTTTCTGTTACCCAATCTATGTTTCTTTGGGCTTTTTGTTGTTCTGCCTTTGTTTGTGAACTTCGCCTTTTCACTGACAGGGGGAACAAACCTTTATCTAGATGACCGCACTTTCACAGGTACAGAACAGTATGCTTTTTTGTTGGACTGTGGAAATTACGCCGACCCATTGAGTTGCCGTGAAGATCGTTTCTGGAAAGGTCTCTTCAACACGGCAACCTTCATTACCCTTCAGCTTACCTTTCTGGTTCTATTCTCGTTGATCACGGCTCTGGTGTTGAATAAAAAAATCCAGGCACGTGGATTCTTTCGATCAGTTTATTTTTTCCCAGTTTTACTCTCCCCGGTCGTAGTTGCGCTGATTTGGAAGTGGATCTTACTCCGTGATGGCATTCTCAACGCCTGGCTTGTAGAGTTGGGTTTTGACAAGATCCTTTTCTTTGTTAGTCCAGCATGGGCAATGTTTTGGGCGATCTTCATTTCCATCTGGGCTCACATGGGCTTCTACACTTTAATCATCCTTGCAGGGCTTCAGGCAATCCCTCCGGATCTTTACGAAGCAGCGGAGATGGACGGAACAAAGCAAGAGCGGATTTTTTGGCGGATTACTCTTCCCCTACTTTGGCCCAATCTACTGGTGGTGATTGTGCTAGCCTTGATCAAGGGAGTGCAGACGTTTGATGAGGTCTACGTTCTAACCGGAGGTGGTCCGGGCACAGCCACTCAATTCATTGTTCAATACATCTACAATACTGGCTTTACGAATCAGATCCAAAACTTTGGTTTGGCTGCAGCAGCCTCCGTCATTTTGGGAGTAGTTTTGTTTGGTCTCACCATGTTGCAGTTAGCAGCCACTAGATGGAAAGACAATGGTTGA